In a genomic window of Cerasicoccus sp. TK19100:
- a CDS encoding MFS transporter, with protein sequence MGAIAETDSHVEGPGGFRAWMIWGVASLFYLYEFFVRVAPSVMEPELQASFGLTAGALGGVLGIYFYIYAPMQLFVGPALDRFSAKTILVPACFLCAVGCIFVMSGHQSYTLGLARLCQGFGSSFAFVGTMYLATQWFPRRRLALLSGLTTSLGMLGAIVGNAGIAAAVSDFGWRITMKDAGYFGLFVMVLILFIIPHRPPHKQTKAPEKLSKMLLGLKKVLLNPQTWLAGVVTSTLYLPLSVIGALWGVQYIMALTGETKVEASGAVSMLYVGWLVGSPFAGWLSEHIGHRRLLLAASSLLTVGGTSLLLLFKSMDLWGVYVLMLLIGLVSSPQVIGFVAAVEHNERKFSGTSIAVTNMMVMLLGGLGMALFGGLLDWSAGSEALGDDGHYSINAYRRAMAMLPVCAAIGGLAAWLLQESIDQEAHQKAKEEAAQKKAEAAG encoded by the coding sequence ATGGGTGCTATTGCTGAAACGGACTCGCACGTAGAAGGCCCCGGGGGATTTCGGGCGTGGATGATTTGGGGCGTGGCCTCGTTGTTCTATCTCTACGAGTTTTTTGTTCGCGTGGCCCCCTCGGTGATGGAGCCGGAGCTGCAGGCCTCGTTCGGCCTGACCGCGGGCGCGCTGGGCGGGGTGCTCGGCATTTACTTTTATATTTACGCGCCGATGCAGCTTTTTGTGGGGCCGGCGTTGGACCGCTTTAGCGCGAAAACGATCCTCGTTCCGGCTTGTTTTCTGTGCGCCGTTGGCTGCATTTTCGTCATGTCCGGTCATCAAAGTTACACCTTGGGACTGGCGCGACTTTGCCAGGGCTTTGGCTCGTCGTTTGCCTTTGTCGGGACCATGTATTTGGCGACACAGTGGTTCCCCCGGCGTCGGCTTGCGCTGCTCTCCGGCCTCACCACTTCGCTGGGTATGCTCGGTGCCATCGTGGGCAACGCCGGCATTGCGGCGGCGGTGTCCGATTTCGGTTGGCGTATTACGATGAAGGACGCCGGTTACTTCGGCTTATTCGTCATGGTGCTGATTCTGTTTATCATTCCGCACCGCCCTCCGCACAAGCAGACCAAGGCACCCGAAAAACTCAGCAAAATGCTGCTCGGCTTGAAGAAGGTTTTGCTTAATCCGCAGACCTGGCTCGCTGGCGTGGTGACCTCCACGCTGTATCTGCCGCTATCGGTGATCGGTGCCTTATGGGGTGTGCAATATATTATGGCGCTAACCGGAGAAACGAAGGTCGAGGCCTCGGGCGCGGTGTCGATGCTTTACGTGGGCTGGCTGGTTGGAAGTCCTTTCGCAGGCTGGTTGTCTGAGCACATCGGGCACCGGCGTTTGTTGCTGGCGGCCTCATCGTTGCTGACCGTTGGCGGCACCTCACTGCTGCTGCTCTTTAAGTCGATGGATTTGTGGGGCGTTTATGTGCTGATGCTCCTGATCGGCCTGGTGTCGAGCCCGCAGGTGATCGGTTTTGTGGCGGCCGTGGAGCACAACGAGCGCAAGTTTAGCGGCACCTCGATCGCCGTTACTAACATGATGGTCATGCTGCTTGGTGGTCTTGGCATGGCGCTTTTTGGCGGGCTGCTGGATTGGTCGGCGGGCTCCGAAGCACTCGGCGATGACGGCCATTATTCAATCAATGCCTATCGCCGCGCGATGGCGATGCTGCCAGTGTGCGCCGCGATTGGTGGGCTGGCCGCCTGGCTGCTCCAGGAAAGCATCGATCAGGAGGCGCACCAAAAAGCGAAAGAAGAAGCTGCCCAAAAGAAGGCGGAGGCCGCAGGGTAG